A genomic stretch from Edaphobacter aggregans includes:
- a CDS encoding DUF2905 domain-containing protein, translating to MSDLGRILIFFGLLLLVAGLVVVALGRFNLPIGRLPGDFSWRGRGWTVSFPLASSIVVSVILSLILWLINHFRR from the coding sequence ATGTCTGACCTCGGCCGAATTCTTATCTTCTTCGGACTTCTCTTGCTCGTCGCCGGGTTGGTTGTGGTTGCGTTGGGACGCTTCAACCTTCCCATCGGACGTCTCCCGGGCGACTTCTCCTGGCGCGGCAGGGGCTGGACGGTCTCATTTCCCCTGGCGAGTTCTATCGTAGTCAGCGTCATCCTTAGCCTGATCTTGTGGCTTATCAACCACTTCCGTCGCTAG
- a CDS encoding tetratricopeptide repeat protein: MDQQTRHALKHDQFVDTTHQGLEWASENRRPLIITSVIVVAVLFVAIVGALVYNHRADQASVAFGEAMQAYQTPLAQPGQQVPPGVKTFPSVTDRAKAANALFTAAADKYGMTPSGKLSRYFAGLTAMEGGQNASAEAALKQVAGGWDSELAALGKLALAQLYRQTGRDAQAIDLYNEIIAKPTTTVSAGTAQLQLAELYEGQGKADAAKKIYAQLKDKDSKGPAGMLAAQKLNPAAAAGPAMQQ, from the coding sequence GTGGATCAGCAGACCAGACACGCCCTCAAGCACGACCAGTTCGTCGACACTACTCACCAAGGCCTCGAGTGGGCCAGCGAAAATCGCCGCCCGCTTATCATCACCAGCGTCATTGTGGTTGCGGTGCTGTTTGTCGCCATTGTGGGCGCGCTTGTCTACAACCACCGCGCCGACCAGGCCTCTGTCGCCTTCGGTGAGGCCATGCAGGCGTACCAGACGCCGCTCGCCCAGCCCGGCCAGCAGGTGCCTCCCGGGGTGAAGACCTTCCCCTCGGTTACAGATCGCGCGAAGGCCGCCAACGCGCTCTTCACCGCCGCTGCTGACAAGTACGGCATGACCCCCTCTGGCAAGCTGTCGCGCTACTTCGCCGGACTCACGGCCATGGAAGGGGGGCAGAACGCCTCCGCAGAAGCTGCGCTCAAGCAGGTTGCAGGTGGTTGGGACAGTGAGCTGGCTGCTCTCGGCAAGCTTGCCCTGGCGCAGCTCTATCGCCAGACGGGCCGTGACGCTCAGGCCATCGACCTCTACAACGAGATTATCGCCAAGCCGACTACGACCGTTTCGGCCGGGACTGCGCAGCTTCAGCTTGCTGAACTGTACGAGGGTCAGGGCAAGGCGGATGCTGCGAAGAAGATCTACGCTCAGCTGAAGGACAAGGACTCCAAGGGTCCCGCCGGGATGCTGGCCGCGCAGAAGCTCAATCCTGCTGCCGCAGCCGGTCCGGCTATGCAGCAGTAG
- a CDS encoding potassium channel family protein — protein sequence MHIVALIAGILCCAGVALDAFQTIILPRRPTGRIRITRFFFLASWDPWAAWAERTRNKGMREQIYSVYGPLSLLLLLLLWAALLIFGFSFFFYALGSPFTDVMGVHTASGLRNYGTDLYVSGTTLFTLGLGDVVPHSLPARALIIAESGVGLAFVALVIGYLPVLYQAFSRREVSIALLDARAGSPPTAGELLRRHSFEGGEEALINLLAEWERWSAEILESHISYPILCYYRSQHDNQSWLSALVAILDTCSLLISVVEGKPSRQAQLTFVMARHALVDLGHVFHQEKKTAILRQGCPERLPAAEFDRLCSALGEFNLRLCGDQAAAKRLHTVRGLYEPEAIALSTYLRMPLPQWSSEPREKDQWRILTKLRTEAEAVSGRGESAFLHDDHGH from the coding sequence TTGCATATTGTAGCTTTGATCGCCGGAATCCTCTGCTGCGCTGGGGTCGCGCTGGACGCGTTCCAGACGATCATTCTGCCGCGCCGGCCCACCGGTCGCATTCGCATCACCCGATTCTTCTTTCTCGCCTCCTGGGATCCATGGGCCGCCTGGGCCGAAAGAACCCGCAACAAGGGCATGCGCGAACAGATTTACAGCGTCTACGGCCCACTCTCTCTCCTGCTGCTTCTTCTCCTGTGGGCGGCTTTGCTTATCTTCGGATTCAGCTTCTTCTTTTACGCGCTCGGATCGCCCTTCACCGATGTCATGGGGGTGCACACAGCATCGGGATTACGCAACTATGGAACCGACCTGTATGTCAGTGGAACGACGCTCTTTACGCTTGGACTCGGAGACGTAGTCCCGCATAGCCTCCCGGCTCGGGCGCTGATTATCGCCGAATCCGGCGTCGGCCTTGCCTTTGTCGCCCTGGTGATCGGCTACCTGCCCGTGCTGTATCAGGCGTTCTCGCGACGCGAAGTCAGCATCGCCCTGCTCGACGCTCGCGCCGGCTCTCCCCCGACCGCTGGCGAGCTGCTGCGACGCCACAGCTTCGAAGGCGGCGAAGAGGCCCTGATCAACCTGCTGGCCGAGTGGGAGCGATGGTCCGCTGAGATCCTCGAGTCGCACATCTCCTACCCGATTCTCTGCTACTACCGTTCCCAGCACGACAACCAGAGCTGGCTGTCCGCACTGGTGGCAATCCTCGATACCTGCTCCTTGCTGATCTCAGTCGTCGAAGGAAAGCCCTCACGGCAGGCACAGCTCACGTTCGTGATGGCGCGCCACGCTCTCGTCGACCTTGGCCATGTCTTCCATCAGGAGAAGAAGACGGCCATCCTGCGGCAAGGCTGCCCCGAACGATTGCCCGCAGCAGAGTTCGACCGGCTGTGTAGTGCACTTGGCGAGTTTAACTTGCGCCTATGTGGCGACCAGGCCGCGGCAAAAAGGCTTCACACAGTGCGGGGACTGTACGAGCCGGAGGCCATTGCGCTGTCGACCTATCTGCGGATGCCACTGCCGCAATGGTCCTCAGAGCCACGCGAGAAGGACCAATGGCGCATCCTCACGAAGCTGCGGACTGAGGCTGAAGCAGTCAGTGGCCGTGGCGAATCGGCATTCCTGCACGATGACCACGGCCACTGA
- a CDS encoding carboxylesterase/lipase family protein — MPLFAGRISAALVAALLVVAMPTYAANPVQVKTDKGKVDGALTADGKVVAFKGVPFAAPPVGQLRWQPPQPAAKWKGVRSAKEFGSRCVQSSGYPDMMFHDPGQSEDCLTLNVWAPLGAKKGSLPVMVWVYGGGFVSGSTSENRQDGQFLAHRDVVVVSMNYRMGIFGFFAHPELTAESPHHASGNYGLMDQAAALAWVKSNIAAFGGDPKNITIFGESAGSFSVSSLMASPLSKDLISKAIGESGGAFHSSGITYPTREVAEEHWSQFAQAVFGTTKLAELRKISADDLVKAATAKTAPPHPRFGPDVDGYFLPDSVPNIFAAGKQAHVPLLAGWNADEGRGEALFAKPPVSVESFAAQAQKTFGDRAQEFLAVYPGTTDEEAKTSAGDFGGDNFIAYSTWRWIEAHVRTGNSPTYRYFFNLGSPGDKNHSAMLGAFHSDDIEYVFGTLDSRPEAVWRPEDRKLSEMIGQYWTNFARSGDPNGPGLPKWPTTGPTEWQVMYLNANPEARPDPYRARYLFLDSVWGKPKP, encoded by the coding sequence ATGCCTTTATTTGCTGGGAGAATTTCTGCGGCGCTGGTCGCGGCGCTGCTGGTCGTTGCTATGCCTACGTATGCTGCCAATCCTGTTCAGGTGAAGACGGACAAGGGCAAGGTCGACGGCGCGCTTACTGCCGACGGCAAGGTTGTGGCGTTCAAGGGAGTTCCGTTTGCGGCGCCTCCGGTGGGGCAGTTGCGGTGGCAGCCTCCGCAGCCTGCGGCTAAGTGGAAGGGTGTGCGGTCGGCGAAGGAATTTGGCTCGCGGTGCGTTCAGTCTTCGGGGTATCCGGATATGATGTTCCACGATCCGGGCCAGAGCGAGGACTGCCTGACGCTGAATGTGTGGGCTCCGCTTGGTGCTAAGAAGGGGTCGCTGCCGGTGATGGTGTGGGTTTATGGCGGCGGGTTTGTGAGCGGCAGCACGTCAGAGAATCGGCAGGATGGGCAGTTTCTTGCGCATCGGGATGTTGTTGTGGTGTCGATGAACTATCGGATGGGGATCTTTGGATTTTTTGCGCATCCGGAGCTTACGGCGGAGTCGCCGCATCATGCGTCGGGGAACTATGGGCTGATGGATCAGGCGGCTGCGCTTGCGTGGGTCAAGAGCAATATTGCTGCGTTTGGTGGGGATCCCAAGAATATTACGATCTTTGGCGAGTCGGCGGGGTCGTTTTCGGTGAGTTCGTTGATGGCTTCGCCGCTGTCGAAGGACTTGATCTCGAAGGCGATTGGGGAGAGCGGCGGGGCGTTTCATAGCAGTGGGATTACCTATCCCACTCGCGAGGTGGCGGAGGAGCACTGGAGTCAGTTTGCGCAGGCTGTGTTTGGGACGACGAAGCTGGCAGAGTTGCGGAAGATCTCGGCTGACGATTTGGTGAAGGCTGCGACGGCGAAGACGGCTCCGCCGCATCCGCGGTTTGGGCCTGATGTGGATGGGTATTTTTTGCCGGACTCGGTGCCGAATATCTTTGCGGCGGGGAAGCAGGCGCATGTGCCGCTGCTGGCGGGTTGGAACGCGGATGAAGGGCGGGGGGAGGCTTTGTTTGCGAAGCCGCCGGTGAGTGTCGAGAGTTTTGCTGCGCAGGCGCAGAAGACGTTTGGGGATCGGGCGCAGGAGTTTCTGGCGGTCTATCCGGGGACGACGGATGAGGAGGCGAAGACTTCGGCTGGGGATTTCGGCGGGGATAACTTTATTGCTTACTCGACGTGGCGGTGGATTGAGGCGCATGTGAGGACAGGGAATTCGCCGACGTATCGCTACTTTTTCAACCTGGGGTCGCCGGGGGATAAGAATCATTCGGCGATGCTGGGGGCGTTTCACTCGGATGACATTGAGTATGTGTTTGGCACGCTGGACTCGCGGCCTGAGGCGGTTTGGCGGCCGGAGGATCGGAAGCTGTCGGAGATGATCGGGCAGTATTGGACGAACTTTGCGCGGAGTGGCGATCCGAATGGGCCGGGGCTGCCGAAGTGGCCGACGACGGGGCCGACCGAATGGCAAGTGATGTATTTGAATGCCAATCCGGAGGCGAGACCTGATCCTTATCGGGCGCGGTATCTGTTTCTCGATTCGGTCTGGGGGAAGCCTAAGCCCTGA
- a CDS encoding response regulator → MLDASENPRRVLVVDDDRLVADTLGLIFGKSGFDARTAYSTDEALVCAREFVPDLLLCDITMPGKDGLGLVLDITRELPSCRIIVLTGFYSNLLNVREQSSKLPRPVGILTKPCQPAELLRHAAAMLSSA, encoded by the coding sequence ATGCTAGACGCAAGTGAAAATCCGCGGCGAGTCCTGGTGGTCGACGACGATCGACTGGTTGCTGACACGCTGGGCCTTATCTTCGGAAAGAGCGGTTTCGATGCGCGTACCGCTTACTCTACCGATGAGGCTCTTGTGTGCGCCCGTGAGTTTGTTCCCGATCTGCTGCTCTGCGACATTACGATGCCCGGCAAGGACGGCCTTGGCCTGGTGCTCGACATCACCCGAGAACTGCCTTCCTGCCGGATCATCGTTCTTACGGGCTTTTATTCGAATCTGCTGAACGTGCGGGAGCAGTCCAGCAAGCTTCCGCGGCCTGTAGGCATCCTTACCAAGCCCTGTCAGCCGGCTGAACTTCTTCGCCATGCCGCCGCCATGCTTTCCAGCGCGTAG